One window of the Candidatus Paceibacterota bacterium genome contains the following:
- a CDS encoding PQQ-binding-like beta-propeller repeat protein codes for MLEPCLLIRACRRFRRTALLSLLLTLVPILIRAETSPLRFAWLSDTHVGSSTSEEDLRAAVQDINSLTGLSFVVVSGDVTEYGSREQLRLAKGILDGLKIPSYVVPGNHDTKWSESGATDFGRLWPADRFVFEQAGYCFIGLHQGPLMKMGDGHWAPQDVRWLQETLKKLPDPNQPIIFVTHYPIDEGIANWHVVLDLLKQYNTQVVLCGHGHANQRYLFEGVPGVMGRSSLRVRAPVGGFNLVEIKDGTMTFAERAIGRQTLPPWHSVALQKHDYAVGTSRYPRPNFSVNARYPNVKPRWTYNTGYTIASTPAVWKQLAIVGDASGTVYALALKSGRVRWKFKAGNAVYSTPEVSRDLVVFTSTDGNVYALKAANGKEAWRYPTSRPIVACPRIADGVVYVGSSEGAFRALDLDSGKLVWQFDGLAGFVETKPLAYDGQVIFGAWDQYLYALDAKTGKLTWKWKGDKPGALLSPAACWPVAADGKVFVVAPDRTMTALSAKSGEQLWRTDAYVVRESIGLSPDQTRFYVRAMNDFFYAFSTAAPVPEKIWELNAGFGYDINSAALAEKDGVVFYGTKNDLLCALDARTGALKWQHKLGTGVMNTVLPLSATQVLATDFDGRVALIEARP; via the coding sequence ATGTTAGAACCTTGCTTATTGATCCGGGCGTGCCGCCGATTCCGTCGCACCGCGCTGCTCAGCCTGCTGTTGACGCTGGTCCCGATCTTGATCCGGGCGGAAACAAGTCCTCTCCGCTTTGCCTGGCTCAGCGACACTCACGTTGGTTCCAGCACCAGTGAGGAGGACCTGCGCGCAGCCGTGCAGGACATTAATTCTCTGACCGGGCTGAGCTTCGTCGTTGTCTCCGGCGACGTCACCGAATATGGCTCCCGCGAGCAGCTCCGGCTGGCGAAGGGGATCCTCGACGGGCTCAAGATCCCGAGTTACGTCGTCCCGGGCAATCATGACACCAAATGGTCGGAATCCGGCGCGACGGACTTTGGCCGGCTTTGGCCGGCCGACCGGTTTGTTTTTGAGCAGGCCGGCTACTGCTTCATTGGCCTGCACCAGGGGCCGTTGATGAAGATGGGCGATGGCCATTGGGCGCCGCAGGATGTGCGCTGGCTGCAGGAGACGTTGAAGAAGCTGCCGGACCCGAATCAGCCGATCATCTTCGTAACGCATTACCCCATTGATGAGGGCATCGCCAACTGGCACGTCGTGCTGGACTTGCTCAAGCAATACAACACGCAGGTGGTCTTGTGCGGTCACGGCCACGCCAATCAGCGATATCTCTTCGAGGGCGTTCCCGGCGTCATGGGCCGTTCCAGCTTGCGTGTGCGGGCCCCAGTCGGCGGGTTTAACCTCGTCGAGATCAAGGACGGCACTATGACGTTCGCCGAACGTGCCATCGGCCGGCAGACCTTGCCTCCTTGGCACTCAGTTGCATTGCAGAAACACGACTACGCAGTCGGCACCAGCCGCTACCCCCGCCCGAACTTCTCGGTCAACGCGCGCTATCCCAATGTCAAGCCGCGCTGGACATACAACACGGGCTACACCATCGCCAGCACGCCGGCTGTTTGGAAGCAGCTTGCGATTGTCGGCGACGCCTCTGGGACGGTTTACGCCCTCGCTCTGAAATCGGGCAGGGTGCGGTGGAAGTTCAAAGCCGGGAATGCCGTCTATTCCACACCCGAGGTAAGCCGCGATCTCGTCGTTTTTACCTCGACCGATGGAAATGTCTATGCCCTCAAGGCCGCGAATGGCAAGGAAGCCTGGCGCTACCCGACCAGCCGGCCCATCGTCGCCTGCCCGCGCATCGCCGATGGCGTAGTCTACGTCGGTTCGAGCGAAGGCGCTTTTCGCGCCCTGGATCTGGACTCCGGCAAACTCGTCTGGCAATTCGACGGCCTGGCTGGGTTCGTCGAGACCAAACCACTGGCCTATGACGGGCAGGTCATTTTCGGCGCCTGGGACCAGTACTTGTACGCACTGGACGCCAAGACCGGGAAGCTCACCTGGAAATGGAAAGGGGACAAGCCTGGCGCACTCCTTTCACCCGCGGCCTGCTGGCCCGTGGCCGCCGACGGCAAGGTCTTCGTCGTCGCTCCCGACCGGACAATGACCGCGCTCAGCGCCAAGTCCGGCGAGCAACTCTGGCGCACCGATGCGTATGTCGTGCGCGAATCCATCGGCCTCTCGCCGGACCAGACCCGCTTTTATGTCCGCGCCATGAACGACTTCTTCTATGCCTTCTCCACCGCTGCACCCGTGCCGGAGAAGATCTGGGAGCTCAACGCCGGTTTCGGCTACGACATCAACTCCGCTGCGCTTGCCGAGAAGGACGGCGTGGTCTTCTACGGTACAAAGAACGATTTGCTCTGCGCCCTTGACGCCCGGACCGGCGCCCTCAAATGGCAGCACAAGCTCGGCACCGGCGTGATGAACACCGTCTTGCCTCTCAGCGCCACGCAGGTTCTCGCCACGGACTTCGACGGCCGAGTGGCTCTGATCGAAGCGCGGCCCTGA
- a CDS encoding NPCBM/NEW2 domain-containing protein — MKLNLPAVFTGLVFATFVCQTPAAEPETVWLSSLDLTPIVQGWGQPQADKSVTGKPLSIGGKRFERGLGTHTDSIIRLQLNGGAEKFSAFVGVDDAATSDQATLSFRIIGDSKVLWRARGVKRGQPPRKVEVDLKGVKMLLLLADSRGSINFGHANWADAKFLVTGARPVIVGAPKEEAVILTPKPPRTPRINGARIFGVRPGHPFLFTIPATGDRPMTFAVDNLPAGLTVDSKTGQIQGRIEKPGTYRVTFRASNLLGDTWRPFKIVCGDTLALTPHMGWNSWYVWENHVTDKIMREAADAMVSSGMINHGYQYVNIDDCWSAKPGATDPTLIGEPRDEWGAVNSNPRFPNMKALTDYIHSKGLKAGIYTSPGPLTCAGHIGAYQHEAIDAQRFAEWGYDFLKYDWCSYRTVATNPSLTQLQWPYRAMGDLLRKQGRDIVLNLCQYGMGKVWEWGKEVGGHSWRTAGDLGGSFYGIPSALFRDGFDVYSGNELHKHGGPGGWNDPDYLLLGYLSNWKGQTVPTPLTPNEQYTHFSLWCLVAAPLIFSGDITRLDDFTLNILCNDEVIEVDQDPLGKPGRRVAIDGDLEVWARDMEDGSKAVGLFNRGEEPATVVAKWAELGLEGKRIVRDLWRQKDLGSCEGEFKAEVPRHGVVLVRLRAK; from the coding sequence ATGAAGCTGAACCTGCCTGCCGTTTTCACTGGCCTGGTGTTCGCCACCTTCGTTTGCCAAACCCCTGCCGCCGAGCCTGAGACGGTCTGGCTCTCGTCGCTGGACCTTACCCCCATCGTCCAGGGTTGGGGGCAACCGCAGGCCGACAAGTCGGTCACGGGCAAGCCCCTATCCATCGGCGGTAAGCGTTTCGAGCGCGGCCTCGGTACGCATACCGATAGCATCATACGCCTCCAACTCAACGGCGGCGCGGAGAAGTTCTCGGCGTTCGTCGGCGTGGATGACGCCGCCACCAGCGATCAAGCTACCCTCTCCTTCCGCATCATCGGCGACAGCAAGGTTCTCTGGCGCGCTCGCGGTGTCAAACGCGGTCAGCCGCCCCGCAAGGTCGAGGTGGACCTCAAGGGCGTCAAGATGCTCCTGCTCCTGGCCGATTCCCGCGGCAGCATCAACTTCGGCCACGCCAATTGGGCTGATGCCAAATTCCTCGTCACTGGGGCGCGCCCGGTGATTGTCGGCGCGCCCAAGGAGGAAGCGGTGATTCTCACGCCCAAGCCGCCCCGAACCCCGCGCATCAATGGCGCGCGCATCTTCGGCGTTCGGCCGGGCCACCCTTTCCTTTTCACCATCCCGGCCACCGGCGACCGCCCGATGACCTTTGCAGTGGACAATCTCCCCGCGGGGCTGACGGTGGATTCCAAGACCGGTCAAATACAGGGCCGAATCGAGAAACCCGGCACCTATAGAGTAACCTTTCGCGCATCCAATCTGCTCGGTGATACCTGGCGCCCGTTCAAGATAGTGTGCGGCGACACGCTCGCCCTCACGCCGCATATGGGCTGGAACAGTTGGTATGTCTGGGAAAACCACGTCACCGACAAGATCATGCGCGAGGCGGCCGACGCCATGGTCAGCAGCGGCATGATCAACCACGGCTACCAGTACGTGAACATTGACGATTGCTGGTCGGCCAAACCCGGCGCCACCGATCCGACCCTGATTGGCGAGCCGCGCGACGAGTGGGGCGCAGTCAACTCCAACCCGCGGTTCCCGAATATGAAAGCCCTCACGGACTACATCCACTCGAAAGGCCTCAAGGCCGGCATCTACACCTCGCCCGGCCCGCTTACGTGCGCTGGCCACATCGGCGCGTATCAGCACGAGGCGATCGACGCCCAGCGTTTTGCCGAGTGGGGCTATGACTTTCTCAAGTACGATTGGTGCTCCTACCGCACCGTGGCCACCAATCCCTCCCTGACCCAGTTGCAGTGGCCGTATCGAGCGATGGGCGACCTCCTGCGCAAGCAGGGGCGCGATATCGTCCTGAACCTCTGCCAATATGGCATGGGCAAGGTCTGGGAATGGGGCAAGGAAGTCGGCGGCCACAGTTGGCGAACCGCGGGCGACCTCGGCGGGTCCTTCTACGGCATTCCCAGCGCCCTGTTCCGCGACGGGTTTGATGTCTATTCCGGCAACGAACTGCACAAGCACGGCGGCCCCGGCGGCTGGAACGATCCCGACTACCTCTTGCTCGGGTATCTGAGCAATTGGAAAGGCCAGACCGTTCCCACCCCGCTCACCCCCAACGAGCAATACACCCACTTCTCCCTCTGGTGCCTCGTGGCCGCGCCTCTCATCTTCAGCGGCGATATCACCCGGCTGGACGATTTCACCCTCAACATTCTCTGCAACGACGAAGTCATTGAGGTTGACCAGGACCCGCTGGGCAAACCAGGCCGCCGCGTTGCTATTGACGGCGACCTGGAAGTATGGGCGCGCGATATGGAGGACGGCTCCAAAGCGGTCGGCCTCTTCAACCGTGGCGAAGAGCCGGCGACGGTGGTCGCCAAATGGGCCGAGCTCGGCCTCGAAGGCAAGCGCATTGTCCGCGATCTCTGGCGGCAGAAGGACCTGGGCTCGTGTGAGGGCGAGTTCAAGGCCGAAGTCCCTCGCCACGGCGTTGTCCTCGTCCGCCTGCGGGCAAAGTAA
- a CDS encoding DUF4070 domain-containing protein — translation MRVLLVYPQNPDTFWSFKHVLRFVSKRSTFPPLGLLTIAGMLPAHWELKLVDLNVERLKDSDLRWADYVMLSAMIIHKESVHEIVARCAAFQKPVIAGGPLFTTGHEAFPAIQHFVLGEAEDVMPQLVADMRAGALRREYCAADRPDITRVPTPRWDLVQFRHYVTMAVQFSRGCPYDCEFCDIIIMNGRVPRTKTPVQLIAELEGLRLRGWRDMVFIVDDNFIGDKQRTKALLRQIIVWRERVRPDMGFFTEASVNLADDAELCELMVRAGFKKVFVGLETPSPESLQECHKVQNKGRDLVESVKTLQRAGLEVMGGFIVGFDSDRPDIFKQQFDFIQRSGVVTAMVGLLSALPQTKLYQRLKREGRLEAESTGNNTDAVLNFRPRLNREFLQAGYRDLMKKLYEPKVYYQRIRTFLKHHRSSGPRLRISPGDFQAFLKSFWLLGIWDRGRHNYWRFFWGTLLRRPGQLRCAIELAVIGYHFRRVASRL, via the coding sequence ATGAGGGTATTGTTGGTCTATCCGCAGAATCCGGATACGTTCTGGAGCTTTAAGCACGTACTGCGCTTTGTCTCCAAACGCTCCACCTTTCCCCCGCTCGGCCTCCTGACCATCGCTGGCATGTTGCCGGCCCATTGGGAGCTCAAACTTGTGGACCTGAACGTCGAGCGCCTCAAGGACAGCGACCTCCGCTGGGCCGATTACGTCATGCTCAGCGCCATGATCATCCACAAGGAATCCGTCCATGAAATTGTCGCGCGCTGCGCCGCCTTCCAGAAACCGGTGATCGCCGGCGGGCCGCTCTTCACCACCGGCCATGAGGCCTTTCCCGCCATCCAGCACTTCGTCCTGGGCGAAGCCGAGGACGTCATGCCGCAGCTCGTCGCCGACATGCGCGCCGGCGCTCTTCGGCGCGAATACTGCGCCGCCGATCGCCCCGACATTACCCGCGTGCCCACGCCCCGCTGGGACCTCGTCCAGTTCCGGCATTACGTCACCATGGCCGTCCAGTTTTCCCGCGGCTGCCCCTACGACTGCGAGTTCTGCGACATCATCATCATGAACGGGCGCGTGCCCCGCACCAAGACTCCCGTCCAGCTCATCGCCGAACTTGAAGGCCTGCGTCTCAGGGGCTGGAGGGACATGGTCTTCATCGTGGACGACAACTTCATCGGCGACAAGCAGCGCACCAAGGCGTTGCTGCGGCAGATCATCGTCTGGCGCGAGCGCGTGCGTCCCGACATGGGCTTTTTCACCGAGGCCTCCGTCAATCTCGCCGACGATGCCGAATTGTGCGAGCTCATGGTCCGGGCCGGGTTCAAGAAGGTCTTTGTCGGTTTGGAAACACCCTCTCCCGAGAGCCTGCAGGAATGCCACAAGGTCCAGAACAAGGGCCGCGACCTGGTGGAATCGGTCAAAACCCTTCAGCGCGCCGGCCTCGAAGTCATGGGTGGCTTTATCGTCGGCTTCGACAGCGACCGGCCGGACATCTTCAAACAGCAATTCGACTTCATCCAGCGCTCCGGCGTTGTCACGGCCATGGTCGGCCTGCTCAGTGCGCTGCCGCAAACCAAACTCTACCAGCGGCTCAAACGGGAAGGCCGCCTTGAAGCTGAAAGCACTGGCAACAACACCGATGCCGTGCTCAACTTCCGCCCCCGACTCAACCGCGAGTTCCTGCAGGCCGGGTACCGCGACCTGATGAAGAAGCTCTACGAGCCAAAGGTGTACTACCAGCGCATCCGCACCTTCCTGAAGCATCACCGGTCCAGTGGTCCGCGGCTGCGAATTTCGCCCGGTGATTTTCAAGCCTTCCTGAAGTCCTTCTGGCTCCTGGGCATTTGGGACCGCGGCCGCCATAATTACTGGCGGTTCTTCTGGGGCACGCTGCTGCGCCGGCCAGGCCAGCTTCGCTGCGCTATCGAACTGGCTGTCATTGGCTACCACTTCCGCCGAGTCGCCAGCCGGCTCTGA
- a CDS encoding TrpB-like pyridoxal phosphate-dependent enzyme: MQTRFDLTQADIPKSWYNLLADFPEPVPPPLHPGTKQPVPPEALLAIFPENLVRQEMSPERWIEVPEPVRDIYALWRPTPMLRAVRYEKALQTPAHIYYKYEGASPAGSHKPNTSVAQAYFNKVAGTKRLATETGAGQWGASLALACKLFELECNVYMVKVSYQHKPYRRMLMHTWGATVHPSPSDQTEFGRKMLAEDPNCPGSLGIAIGEAIEDTVKHPHTKYSLGSVLNHVCLHQTVIGQEALKQMELAGEEPDAIIACCGGGSNFAGLAFPFIGKKIKEKKNYRIVGVEPSACPSLTKGQLRYDFGDTAETTPLLMMYTLGHKFMPPSIHSGGLRYHGMSPMVSHALKLGLMEAEAYHQTKVFEQATLFAQTEGIVPAPESAHAIAAVAEEAIKAREAGRKRVILFNLSGHGLLDLSAYETYQTGKMQDV; the protein is encoded by the coding sequence ATGCAAACACGCTTTGACCTGACACAAGCTGACATTCCCAAGAGCTGGTACAACCTGCTGGCTGATTTCCCGGAACCCGTGCCCCCGCCGCTGCATCCCGGCACCAAGCAGCCCGTTCCGCCCGAGGCGCTTTTGGCGATCTTTCCCGAGAACCTCGTGCGACAGGAAATGAGTCCGGAGCGCTGGATCGAGGTCCCCGAGCCGGTGAGAGACATTTACGCCCTGTGGCGGCCGACGCCGATGCTGCGAGCGGTGCGTTATGAGAAAGCCCTTCAAACCCCCGCGCACATCTACTACAAATACGAAGGCGCCAGCCCCGCGGGCAGCCACAAGCCCAATACCTCCGTCGCCCAGGCCTATTTCAACAAGGTGGCCGGCACCAAACGGCTGGCCACCGAAACGGGTGCGGGGCAGTGGGGAGCGTCGCTGGCTCTGGCTTGCAAGCTCTTCGAGTTGGAGTGCAACGTCTACATGGTCAAGGTCAGCTACCAGCACAAGCCGTATCGTCGAATGCTGATGCACACCTGGGGCGCGACGGTGCATCCCAGCCCCAGCGACCAGACCGAATTCGGCCGCAAAATGCTCGCCGAAGACCCGAATTGTCCCGGCAGCCTGGGCATCGCCATCGGCGAGGCCATTGAGGACACCGTCAAGCATCCCCACACGAAATATTCGCTGGGCAGCGTCTTGAACCATGTTTGCCTTCACCAAACCGTCATCGGGCAGGAAGCTCTGAAGCAGATGGAACTGGCAGGCGAAGAGCCGGACGCGATCATTGCCTGCTGCGGGGGCGGCAGCAATTTTGCCGGGTTAGCGTTCCCTTTCATCGGCAAGAAGATCAAAGAGAAGAAGAACTACCGCATTGTCGGTGTGGAACCTTCCGCCTGCCCGTCACTGACCAAGGGGCAGCTGCGTTACGACTTCGGCGACACCGCCGAGACAACGCCGCTGTTGATGATGTACACCCTCGGCCACAAGTTCATGCCACCGTCCATTCACTCGGGCGGGCTGCGCTATCACGGGATGTCACCCATGGTCAGCCACGCGCTCAAGCTTGGGTTGATGGAAGCCGAAGCCTATCACCAGACCAAAGTTTTCGAGCAGGCGACGCTCTTCGCCCAGACCGAAGGGATTGTGCCCGCGCCCGAATCGGCCCACGCCATTGCCGCGGTCGCGGAGGAAGCTATCAAAGCGCGTGAGGCTGGCCGCAAGCGGGTCATCCTCTTCAATCTTTCCGGCCACGGCCTGCTCGACCTGAGCGCCTACGAAACGTACCAGACCGGCAAGATGCAGGATGTCTAG
- a CDS encoding transporter: MKKQLPKLVGVLLIAGLFAFPTLVPAQPVVAGHYPAGAEGIKGASLPPLGVYIRDYNFFYSADRFRSGPPNFDVLGYINAPRVIWMTPLEILGATYGMDVIVPFGYLDYRYLTPAGQAKDTWFGLGDIQVEPLLLSWHFKQIDLSGGYAFWAPTGDYSTERPDLIVKGLWSHMLTLGGVWYPDESKTWAISLLNRYEFLHVQDKTDIDPGQVFTLEWGLSKGLSKTVDVGLIGYYQQQTTVDHGANRSSNNLDRKVGIGPEISAFWPTLGLFTSVRYAYEFAAVERPEGHLVTLTLTKRF, translated from the coding sequence ATGAAGAAGCAACTACCGAAGCTCGTTGGCGTTCTGCTCATCGCAGGGCTGTTTGCATTTCCCACCCTGGTCCCCGCGCAGCCCGTCGTGGCCGGTCACTACCCGGCCGGGGCCGAAGGCATCAAAGGCGCGTCCCTGCCACCACTCGGCGTCTATATCCGCGACTACAACTTCTTTTACTCGGCTGACCGTTTTAGGAGCGGGCCACCCAACTTCGACGTCCTGGGCTACATCAACGCGCCCCGTGTCATCTGGATGACTCCTCTCGAAATCCTGGGCGCGACTTACGGGATGGATGTCATCGTGCCGTTCGGCTACCTCGATTACAGATACCTGACCCCTGCGGGCCAAGCGAAGGACACGTGGTTTGGCCTCGGTGACATCCAGGTCGAACCACTGCTGCTCTCCTGGCATTTCAAGCAGATCGACCTCTCCGGTGGCTACGCCTTCTGGGCGCCAACCGGTGACTACTCTACCGAGCGACCCGACCTGATCGTAAAAGGGCTGTGGTCGCACATGCTGACCCTCGGCGGCGTCTGGTATCCTGATGAATCAAAGACCTGGGCAATTTCGCTGCTGAACCGCTACGAGTTTCTCCATGTGCAAGACAAGACTGATATTGACCCCGGCCAGGTCTTTACTCTCGAATGGGGCCTGAGCAAGGGTTTATCCAAGACGGTTGATGTGGGCCTCATCGGTTATTACCAGCAGCAAACCACTGTGGACCACGGCGCTAACAGGTCCTCGAACAACCTCGACCGCAAAGTTGGCATTGGCCCGGAAATCAGCGCTTTCTGGCCCACGCTGGGCCTGTTCACCTCGGTGCGCTATGCCTATGAATTTGCAGCTGTGGAGCGCCCAGAGGGGCACCTGGTCACTCTGACCCTAACCAAGCGGTTCTAA
- a CDS encoding uroporphyrinogen decarboxylase family protein, translating to MTDQQWNQLLAVVRGLPQTRPPIGFIIDSPWLPNWFGADILDYFTSENLWFQANRKAIETFPDVTFLPGFWSEFGMCTEPSAFGAKCVFPRNEFPFADKVIHDVAQIDDLNEPNPATDGLLPFMLNRLKHARLRLEDMGHRIRFSVSRGPLNVATFLMGTTEFLMALKTDPDKAHKLLRTITQFLKKWHALQRETFPSIDGIFLLDDIVGFVGEADFREFALPYFKELYAGDEAVKFFHNDAECAKSIGYYPEIGINLYNPGIFNTLAELRQMSANRLAILGNIPPRDVLAKGSPADVQAAVRKLLAETSDQSRLILSCAGGMPPGVSTENIRTFVEIARS from the coding sequence ATGACTGACCAGCAATGGAATCAACTCCTCGCAGTCGTCCGCGGCTTGCCCCAAACCCGCCCTCCCATCGGCTTCATCATTGACTCTCCCTGGCTGCCGAACTGGTTCGGCGCCGATATACTCGACTACTTCACCTCCGAGAACCTATGGTTTCAAGCCAATCGCAAAGCCATTGAGACTTTCCCTGATGTAACGTTCCTGCCCGGATTCTGGTCAGAGTTCGGCATGTGCACCGAGCCTTCGGCCTTCGGCGCCAAGTGCGTCTTTCCCAGGAACGAGTTCCCCTTTGCCGACAAGGTCATTCACGATGTCGCGCAGATTGACGATCTTAATGAGCCGAATCCTGCCACTGATGGCCTGCTGCCGTTCATGCTCAACCGGCTTAAGCATGCGCGCCTGCGCTTGGAGGATATGGGCCACAGAATCCGCTTCTCGGTGTCCCGCGGCCCGCTGAACGTCGCAACCTTCCTCATGGGCACCACCGAGTTCCTGATGGCCCTCAAGACTGACCCGGACAAAGCCCATAAACTGCTGCGCACGATTACCCAGTTCCTCAAGAAATGGCACGCTCTCCAGCGCGAGACCTTCCCTTCCATTGACGGCATCTTCCTGCTGGACGACATCGTGGGCTTTGTCGGCGAAGCAGACTTCAGAGAATTCGCCCTGCCCTATTTCAAAGAACTCTACGCTGGGGACGAGGCCGTGAAGTTCTTTCACAACGACGCCGAGTGTGCCAAGTCCATTGGCTACTATCCTGAGATTGGCATCAACCTTTACAACCCCGGCATCTTCAACACCCTCGCGGAACTCCGGCAGATGTCTGCCAACCGCCTCGCGATTCTGGGCAACATTCCCCCTCGCGACGTGCTCGCCAAAGGCTCTCCTGCCGACGTGCAGGCGGCGGTGAGGAAGCTCCTGGCCGAGACGTCCGACCAATCCAGACTGATCCTCTCATGCGCCGGCGGCATGCCGCCCGGCGTCAGCACGGAGAATATCAGGACCTTTGTCGAAATCGCCCGCAGCTAG